The Streptomyces pactum genome contains a region encoding:
- a CDS encoding SRPBCC family protein, whose protein sequence is MAQHTEVDAPAGVLYGLIADALRWPVFLPPTVHVEQLEFDGESERLRMWVTANGEIKSWTTRRVLDPVAHRVDFRQEVLPRPVTSMGGSWTVEPRGPERSLVTLRNDFSVDGNARTDVDWVKRATTANSHAALTNLRRLAERWRRLDDLVLSFEDTALLDAPVEPVYDFLHRFGDRPDAVPGATGIDITERGPGVQLMTVELAGPDGTARTTESVRIGFPHAGRIVYKDIRDTEQPALLAAHTGEWSGRPQRLGHGRHRHRATPRGARRGRRTRAVRRRRGRGAARAAGAALAARAGERPRAAAGRGARRRRTGPRSLSRAAARPPETPCPCAERARPRPPDGLKPEVPREPQPDRGCRHVRGRKNARAPRALQVSGDGSARAQYVEDLLGDPFAAGNPHGQQALLAADERREAPAATEELLHRFGLAAEFVPKALGGRLTGVEGLAQVLRPVFRRDVALGFGAGMTALFAASAVWTAGDERQRQDTARRLLGGGRLTILHREFAHANAILRGEYTARPHPAAAMWWTAARKSSSTPTAPTPSSPTSAPRPATARNSHSVFLLETGRLPAHAVHRLPRARTHGMRGAHYAGLELAHCPVPADALVGQVGQGVSLALRTFQVSRALVSGGALVGGMDSALRYAVRAVGESRRGLEPHGRRGRVLAGVFADLLACDSLAVAGLRLLDLAPEHALVPSAAVKYAVSALLHEDLDELAAVLGARGYDRGPTYGGFQKLVRDLPVAGLGHAGTADTQAVLVPHLRTLAHATWRGEAGHEAPAALFTPGAGDTALDFRRLDAEPRDPHHGCDGLLAALLGAAARLDGKRERGPRWAALADLARAFAAEVRRLAERCATLLGRPAAGALAPAAYVLVDRYCLLIAAASCLAVCENADPGAVDGGLLAEPDWALLALTRFGRRLGLEVPGLPDGLTRDLAARLVDRYRSGRSFDLYGMRLA, encoded by the coding sequence ATGGCCCAGCACACGGAGGTGGACGCACCGGCCGGGGTGCTCTACGGCCTGATCGCCGACGCGTTGCGCTGGCCCGTCTTCCTGCCGCCCACCGTCCACGTCGAACAGCTCGAGTTCGACGGCGAGTCGGAACGGCTGCGGATGTGGGTCACCGCCAACGGCGAGATCAAGTCCTGGACGACACGGCGCGTCCTCGACCCCGTGGCACACCGCGTCGACTTCCGCCAGGAGGTCCTGCCCCGGCCCGTGACCTCCATGGGCGGCAGTTGGACCGTCGAGCCGCGGGGCCCCGAGCGCTCCCTGGTCACCCTCCGCAACGACTTCTCCGTCGACGGCAACGCGCGCACCGACGTCGACTGGGTGAAGCGGGCCACCACCGCCAACAGCCACGCCGCCCTCACCAACCTCCGTCGGCTCGCCGAGCGCTGGCGCCGCCTCGACGACCTCGTCCTGTCCTTCGAGGACACGGCTCTCCTCGACGCGCCCGTCGAGCCGGTCTACGACTTCCTGCACCGGTTCGGCGACCGCCCCGACGCGGTGCCCGGCGCCACCGGGATCGACATCACCGAGCGCGGGCCCGGGGTGCAGCTCATGACCGTGGAGCTGGCCGGCCCCGACGGCACGGCGCGGACGACCGAATCGGTCAGGATCGGCTTCCCGCACGCCGGACGCATCGTCTACAAGGACATCCGGGACACCGAACAGCCCGCACTGCTGGCGGCGCACACGGGGGAGTGGTCCGGTCGACCCCAACGCCTGGGGCACGGGCGTCACCGTCACCGCGCGACACCACGCGGTGCTCGACGAGGACGGCGTACGCGAGCGGTACGGCGACGGCGCGGACGCGGTGCGGCTCGCGCGGCAGGCGCTGCGCTCGCGGCTCGTGCGGGAGAGCGGCCTCGCGCTGCGGCTGGCCGGGGAGCACGTCGCCGGCGCACCGGCCCGCGGAGCCTGAGCCGCGCCGCCGCCCGGCCGCCCGAAACCCCGTGCCCATGTGCCGAACGCGCCCGTCCGCGCCCGCCGGACGGGCTGAAGCCGGAGGTCCCACGTGAACCACAGCCTGACCGCGGGTGCCGGCACGTCCGGGGCCGCAAAAACGCCCGCGCCCCCCGCGCCCTCCAGGTGTCCGGTGACGGGTCCGCACGCGCCCAGTACGTCGAGGACCTGCTCGGTGACCCCTTCGCCGCCGGCAACCCGCACGGCCAGCAGGCGCTGCTCGCCGCCGACGAACGGCGCGAGGCCCCCGCGGCCACCGAGGAACTGCTCCATCGCTTCGGCCTCGCCGCCGAGTTCGTGCCGAAGGCCCTGGGCGGCCGCCTCACCGGCGTCGAAGGGCTCGCCCAGGTGCTGCGGCCGGTCTTCCGGCGGGACGTGGCGCTCGGCTTCGGCGCCGGGATGACCGCCCTGTTCGCCGCGTCCGCGGTGTGGACCGCCGGCGACGAACGGCAGCGCCAGGACACCGCGCGGCGGCTGCTCGGCGGCGGCCGCCTCACCATCCTGCACCGCGAGTTCGCGCACGCCAACGCGATCCTGCGCGGCGAGTACACCGCGCGCCCGCACCCGGCGGCGGCTATGTGGTGGACGGCCGCAAGGAAGTCGTCATCAACGCCGACCGCGCCGACACCTTCGTCTCCTACGTCCGCACCGCGCCCGGCGACGGCCCGGAACAGCCACTCCGTGTTCCTGCTCGAGACCGGCCGGCTCCCCGCGCACGCCGTGCACCGGCTGCCCCGCGCCCGCACCCACGGCATGCGCGGCGCCCACTACGCCGGACTCGAACTCGCGCACTGCCCCGTGCCCGCCGACGCCCTCGTCGGACAGGTGGGCCAGGGCGTCTCCCTGGCCCTGCGCACCTTCCAGGTCAGCCGGGCGCTGGTGTCCGGCGGCGCCCTGGTCGGCGGGATGGACAGCGCACTGCGCTACGCCGTCCGGGCCGTCGGCGAGTCCCGCCGCGGCCTGGAACCGCACGGCCGCCGCGGCCGGGTGCTCGCCGGGGTCTTCGCCGACCTGCTCGCCTGCGACAGCCTGGCCGTCGCCGGGCTGCGGCTGCTCGACCTGGCGCCCGAGCACGCCCTGGTCCCCTCCGCGGCCGTCAAGTACGCCGTGTCCGCGCTGCTCCACGAGGACCTCGACGAACTCGCCGCGGTGCTCGGCGCCCGCGGCTACGACCGCGGCCCCACCTACGGCGGCTTCCAGAAGCTGGTGCGCGACCTGCCGGTGGCCGGGCTCGGACACGCCGGCACCGCCGACACCCAGGCCGTCCTCGTCCCCCACCTGCGCACCCTCGCCCACGCCACCTGGCGCGGCGAGGCCGGACACGAAGCGCCCGCCGCGCTCTTCACCCCCGGCGCCGGGGACACCGCCCTCGACTTCCGGCGGCTGGACGCCGAGCCCCGCGACCCGCACCACGGCTGCGACGGACTGCTCGCCGCGCTGCTCGGCGCCGCCGCCCGGCTCGACGGCAAGCGCGAACGCGGCCCCAGGTGGGCGGCGCTCGCCGACCTCGCCCGTGCCTTCGCCGCCGAGGTGCGCCGGCTCGCCGAGCGGTGCGCCACGCTCCTGGGGCGCCCGGCCGCCGGGGCGCTCGCCCCGGCCGCCTACGTCCTCGTCGACCGCTACTGCCTGCTGATCGCCGCCGCCTCCTGCCTCGCCGTCTGCGAGAACGCCGATCCCGGCGCTGTGGACGGGGGCCTGCTCGCCGAACCCGACTGGGCGCTGCTCGCCCTGACCCGGTTCGGCCGCCGGCTCGGCCTGGAGGTCCCCGGCCTGCCCGACGGCCTCACGCGGGACCTCGCGGCCCGGCTCGTGGACCGCTACCGCAGCGGACGGAGCTTCGACCTCTACGGGATGCGGCTCGCGTGA
- a CDS encoding 4'-phosphopantetheinyl transferase family protein, with protein MHHSEPAPAPAPAPAPEPAPAPAPAPAPAPEPAPEPEPAPAPEPAPEPAPVPAPVPAPVPAPEPVPEPVPVPAPEPAPEPVPVPVRKGGGRVTDDIDARDAVGVLDTLRRLGALGALAVTHGSAVPPPVHIPRPDSSWLRVREDLADRGVTVAYATWTEWFPAVLTTPRLKPLLGGDWNRYAGTHDPAVRCRFAASRLLVKYTAAAALGIGPEDIDIAYRLGGRPYLRGLDQIEVGLTHTGELMAVGISRVGRIGLDAECADRRFDLGLMRNRMCTPAEAAELDALSPDQQAACVLRLWTLKEAYTKALGQGMRLAFTEFGFGLALGGLRTPDGAAALGEEWAFATHPVLGRYLVSAACHDAGLDPAGDTSVGTMLDRRLLTAMTPPADQDPAVDI; from the coding sequence ATGCACCACAGTGAGCCCGCACCCGCACCCGCACCCGCACCCGCACCCGAGCCCGCGCCCGCGCCCGCACCCGCACCCGCACCCGCACCCGAGCCCGCACCCGAGCCCGAGCCCGCACCCGCACCCGAGCCCGCACCCGAGCCCGCACCCGTGCCCGCACCCGTGCCCGCACCCGTGCCCGCGCCCGAGCCCGTGCCCGAGCCCGTGCCCGTGCCCGCGCCCGAGCCCGCACCCGAGCCCGTGCCCGTACCCGTGCGCAAGGGCGGCGGCCGCGTCACGGACGACATCGACGCCCGCGACGCCGTCGGTGTCCTCGACACCCTGCGGCGCCTGGGCGCCCTGGGCGCCCTCGCCGTCACGCACGGCTCCGCCGTCCCGCCGCCCGTGCACATTCCGCGTCCGGACAGCTCGTGGCTGCGGGTCCGCGAGGACCTCGCGGACCGCGGCGTCACGGTGGCGTACGCGACCTGGACCGAGTGGTTCCCCGCGGTGCTCACCACGCCGCGCCTCAAGCCCCTGCTCGGCGGGGACTGGAACCGCTACGCCGGGACCCACGACCCCGCCGTCCGCTGCCGGTTCGCCGCGTCCCGGCTGCTCGTCAAGTACACCGCGGCGGCCGCGCTCGGCATCGGGCCGGAGGACATCGACATCGCCTACCGGCTCGGTGGCCGCCCCTACCTGCGCGGCCTCGACCAGATCGAGGTGGGCCTGACGCACACCGGTGAGCTGATGGCCGTGGGGATCAGCCGGGTGGGCCGCATCGGCCTGGACGCCGAGTGCGCGGACCGGCGCTTCGACCTGGGCCTGATGCGCAACCGGATGTGCACCCCGGCCGAGGCCGCCGAACTGGACGCGCTGTCCCCGGACCAGCAGGCGGCGTGCGTGCTGCGGCTGTGGACGCTGAAGGAGGCGTACACCAAGGCGCTCGGGCAGGGCATGCGGCTCGCCTTCACCGAGTTCGGCTTCGGCCTCGCTCTCGGCGGCCTGCGCACCCCCGACGGCGCCGCCGCCCTCGGCGAGGAGTGGGCGTTCGCCACGCACCCGGTGCTCGGCCGCTACCTGGTCAGCGCGGCGTGCCACGACGCCGGACTCGACCCGGCCGGGGACACCTCGGTCGGCACCATGCTGGACCGGCGGCTGCTCACGGCGATGACCCCGCCCGCGGACCAGGACCCGGCCGTCGACATCTGA
- a CDS encoding nuclear transport factor 2 family protein, with the protein MTSNPLPAVSAPVTDSADAALVAELLGRYLVTLDDEEPDDAWARSLFTEDAVVTFPVSRHQGRAGLAEWHRASLAAFACTQHLGSPAVVTVTGDRAVFRANVLTTHVHHPGGDRPPLFRAGTLASGEARRTAAGWRMGELAFRVLFTEGEPPKRG; encoded by the coding sequence GTGACTTCCAACCCTTTGCCCGCCGTTTCGGCCCCGGTCACCGATTCCGCCGACGCCGCCCTGGTCGCGGAACTCCTGGGCCGCTATCTGGTCACGCTCGACGACGAGGAGCCCGATGACGCATGGGCCCGGAGCCTGTTCACCGAGGACGCGGTCGTCACCTTCCCGGTGAGCCGTCACCAGGGGCGCGCCGGGCTCGCCGAGTGGCACCGTGCCTCGCTGGCGGCGTTCGCGTGCACCCAGCACCTGGGCTCGCCGGCGGTGGTGACCGTCACGGGGGACCGGGCCGTGTTCCGCGCCAACGTGCTGACCACGCACGTCCACCATCCCGGCGGGGACCGGCCGCCGCTGTTCCGCGCGGGCACGCTCGCCTCCGGCGAGGCCCGCAGGACAGCCGCCGGGTGGCGGATGGGCGAGCTGGCGTTCCGGGTCCTGTTCACCGAGGGAGAGCCCCCGAAGCGGGGCTGA
- a CDS encoding FAD-dependent monooxygenase, protein MIIVGAGPTGLMLAGELSLNGVSALVVERLAEPIRESRALGFSARTIEEFAQRGLISRLGDVDVIPFGHFGGVPLDYRVLPNGSYGARGIPQSRTEAMLAGWIAEHGVEVRRGVEVTGVEQDDDGAGVRTATADGTRTLRARHVVGCDGARSVVRTSAGIDFPGTAPTVELRFADVTGVQLRPRFSGEPVPGGMVMVLPLGPDRSRVIYYDRAQPMRTSPDPITFEEVAEAFQRLSGEDISGATPLWVSSTTDVSRQAAQYRKGRVFVAGDAAHIHLPIGAQGMSAGIQDAVNLGWKLALDIKGQAPQGLLDTYHAERHPVGARILANTLAQRTLYLGGDETGPLRQVFTELVRHEEVQRHLVGMVTGLDIRHDVGCEGHPLLGRRLEDKQVTRDGVKQSVLSLLEPGRGLLLDLAGSAELRAAGRGWSDRVDTVTVQGTDGGWGLGGILVRPDGYVAWAGAPGDGPAAGATGMPLTDALARWFGPAR, encoded by the coding sequence GTGATCATAGTAGGAGCAGGGCCCACCGGACTCATGCTCGCGGGCGAGTTGAGTCTCAACGGAGTCTCCGCCCTGGTCGTGGAACGGCTTGCCGAACCCATCAGGGAATCTCGCGCCCTCGGCTTCTCCGCGCGCACGATCGAGGAATTCGCGCAGCGCGGACTTATTTCCCGGCTCGGTGACGTCGACGTCATTCCGTTCGGTCATTTCGGCGGTGTGCCGCTCGACTACCGGGTCCTTCCCAATGGTTCGTACGGCGCCCGCGGCATCCCCCAGTCGCGGACCGAGGCCATGCTCGCCGGCTGGATCGCGGAGCACGGCGTCGAGGTGCGCCGCGGCGTCGAGGTCACCGGCGTCGAGCAGGACGACGACGGGGCCGGCGTCCGCACAGCCACCGCGGACGGCACCCGCACCCTCCGTGCCCGCCACGTCGTGGGCTGCGACGGCGCCCGCAGCGTCGTCCGCACCAGCGCCGGGATCGACTTCCCCGGCACCGCGCCCACCGTCGAACTGCGCTTCGCCGACGTCACCGGCGTGCAACTGCGCCCCCGCTTCAGCGGCGAGCCGGTGCCCGGCGGCATGGTCATGGTGCTGCCGCTCGGCCCGGACCGCAGCCGCGTCATCTACTACGACCGCGCGCAGCCGATGCGCACCAGCCCGGACCCGATCACCTTCGAGGAGGTCGCCGAGGCGTTCCAGCGGCTGTCCGGCGAGGACATCAGCGGTGCCACACCGCTGTGGGTCTCCTCCACCACCGACGTCAGCCGCCAGGCCGCCCAGTACCGCAAGGGCCGCGTCTTCGTCGCCGGCGACGCCGCCCACATCCACCTGCCGATCGGCGCCCAGGGCATGAGCGCCGGCATCCAGGACGCCGTCAACCTCGGCTGGAAGCTCGCCCTCGACATCAAGGGCCAAGCCCCCCAGGGGCTGCTCGACACCTACCACGCCGAGCGTCACCCGGTCGGCGCCCGCATCCTCGCCAACACCCTCGCCCAGCGCACCCTCTACCTCGGCGGTGACGAAACCGGGCCGCTGCGCCAGGTGTTCACCGAGCTGGTGCGGCACGAGGAGGTGCAGCGCCACCTGGTGGGCATGGTCACCGGGCTCGACATCCGCCACGACGTCGGCTGCGAGGGCCACCCGCTGCTCGGCCGCCGCCTGGAGGACAAGCAGGTCACCCGCGACGGCGTGAAGCAGAGCGTCTTGAGCCTCCTGGAGCCGGGACGCGGCCTGCTGCTCGACCTCGCCGGCAGCGCCGAGCTGCGCGCCGCGGGCCGGGGCTGGTCCGACCGGGTCGACACCGTCACCGTGCAGGGCACCGACGGCGGCTGGGGCCTGGGCGGCATCCTCGTCCGCCCCGACGGCTACGTCGCCTGGGCGGGCGCCCCGGGGGACGGCCCCGCCGCCGGCGCCACGGGCATGCCGCTCACCGACGCGCTCGCCCGCTGGTTCGGCCCCGCCCGCTGA
- a CDS encoding antibiotic biosynthesis monooxygenase family protein, with amino-acid sequence MPIICAEDNYLTVLNLFTTDTPEHQEQLLTEMGKIVDAAAYEGWISSTVHAGQDVPGTANLIQWRSGEDLEKRYAGEEFKHRTLPVFREITTAIRLLQNEIVFSQTHPSLEGRVQVSPDRDDYTAIEVHRVGEADQAELVKLLGEGQDWLVNVPGYRSHSVFKGLRAMFVEGAFAVVYSQWDSKESYEAFRDLPHARKPRPRRTNDERIAELRTEYDANTYRVVHTRAAGE; translated from the coding sequence ATGCCGATCATCTGTGCCGAGGACAACTACCTGACCGTCCTCAACCTGTTCACCACCGACACCCCCGAGCACCAGGAGCAACTGCTCACCGAGATGGGGAAGATCGTCGACGCGGCCGCCTACGAGGGATGGATCTCCTCCACCGTGCACGCCGGGCAGGACGTCCCCGGGACCGCCAACCTCATCCAGTGGCGCAGCGGCGAGGATTTGGAAAAGCGTTACGCCGGTGAGGAGTTCAAGCACCGCACGCTGCCCGTCTTCCGCGAGATCACCACGGCCATCCGGCTGCTGCAGAACGAGATCGTCTTCTCCCAGACCCACCCCTCGCTCGAAGGGCGCGTCCAGGTCTCGCCGGACCGTGACGACTACACGGCCATCGAGGTCCACCGGGTCGGCGAGGCCGACCAGGCCGAACTGGTCAAGCTCCTGGGCGAGGGCCAGGACTGGCTCGTGAACGTCCCCGGCTACCGCTCGCACAGCGTCTTCAAGGGCCTGCGCGCCATGTTCGTCGAGGGCGCCTTCGCCGTCGTCTACTCGCAGTGGGACAGCAAGGAGAGCTACGAGGCCTTCCGCGACCTGCCGCACGCGCGCAAGCCCAGGCCCCGCCGCACCAACGACGAGCGCATCGCCGAGCTGAGGACCGAGTACGACGCGAACACCTACCGCGTCGTGCACACGCGCGCCGCGGGCGAGTAA
- a CDS encoding TcmI family type II polyketide cyclase, which translates to MHSTLIVARMAPGAGADVAKLFAEFDATDMPHRMGTRRRQLFAFNGLYFHLQDFDEDNGGELIQGAKDDPRFVRISDDLAPFIAPYDPATWRSPADAMAQRFYRWEASA; encoded by the coding sequence ATGCACAGCACGCTGATCGTGGCCCGTATGGCGCCCGGTGCGGGTGCGGACGTCGCCAAGCTGTTCGCCGAGTTCGACGCGACGGACATGCCGCACCGCATGGGCACCCGGCGGCGCCAGTTGTTCGCCTTCAACGGCCTGTACTTCCACCTGCAGGACTTCGACGAGGACAACGGCGGCGAGCTGATCCAGGGCGCCAAGGACGACCCGCGCTTCGTGCGGATCAGCGACGACCTCGCACCGTTCATCGCCCCCTACGACCCGGCGACCTGGCGCTCCCCGGCCGACGCCATGGCACAGCGCTTCTACCGGTGGGAGGCGTCCGCCTGA
- a CDS encoding phosphopantetheine-binding protein has translation MASIQFTLDDLRRILLEAAGADENVDLAGDILDTTFEVLGYESIALLETGGRIEREYGIVLDDDDLGDDITPRDLIDVVNAQLPLSGTRAA, from the coding sequence ATGGCCAGTATCCAGTTCACCCTCGACGACCTCAGGCGGATCCTCCTCGAGGCCGCGGGCGCGGACGAGAACGTCGACCTCGCCGGAGACATCCTGGACACCACGTTCGAGGTGCTCGGCTACGAGTCCATCGCGCTGCTGGAGACCGGCGGCCGCATCGAACGCGAGTACGGCATCGTCCTGGACGACGACGACCTCGGCGACGACATCACCCCGCGCGACCTGATCGACGTCGTCAACGCCCAGTTGCCCCTGTCCGGAACCCGGGCCGCCTGA
- the fabG gene encoding 3-oxoacyl-ACP reductase FabG produces MSDTTRRVALVTGATSGIGLETARLLARQGHRVFIGARDADNVAHTAKALREEGLDVDGRPLDVRDAASVKEFVDGAVAAFGTVDVLVNNAGRSGGGPTADLTDALWDDVIDTNLNSVFRMTREVLTTGGMRAKDRGRIINIASTAGKQGVVLGAPYSASKHGVVGFTKALGNELAPTGITVNAVCPGYVETPMAQRVRQGYAAAYDTSEDEILKKFQAKIPLGRYSTPQEVAGLVGYLASDTAASITSQALNVCGGLGNF; encoded by the coding sequence ATGTCCGACACCACCCGCAGGGTCGCCCTCGTCACCGGCGCGACCAGCGGCATCGGCCTGGAGACCGCCCGCCTGCTGGCGCGGCAGGGGCACCGGGTCTTCATCGGCGCACGCGACGCGGACAACGTCGCCCACACCGCCAAGGCACTGCGCGAGGAGGGCCTGGACGTCGACGGCCGGCCGCTCGACGTCCGCGACGCCGCCTCCGTCAAGGAGTTCGTCGACGGCGCCGTCGCCGCCTTCGGCACCGTCGACGTACTCGTCAACAACGCCGGACGCTCCGGCGGCGGCCCCACCGCGGACCTCACCGACGCGCTGTGGGACGACGTCATCGACACCAACCTCAACAGCGTCTTCCGGATGACCCGCGAGGTCCTCACCACCGGCGGCATGCGCGCCAAGGACCGCGGCCGGATCATCAACATCGCCTCCACCGCCGGCAAGCAGGGCGTCGTCCTCGGCGCCCCCTACTCGGCCTCCAAACACGGCGTCGTCGGCTTCACCAAGGCCCTCGGCAACGAACTGGCACCGACCGGCATCACCGTCAACGCCGTCTGCCCCGGCTACGTCGAGACGCCGATGGCCCAGCGGGTACGGCAGGGCTACGCCGCGGCCTACGACACGAGCGAGGACGAGATCCTCAAGAAGTTCCAGGCCAAGATCCCCCTGGGCCGCTACTCCACCCCCCAGGAGGTCGCGGGCCTGGTCGGCTACCTCGCGTCCGACACCGCCGCCTCCATCACCTCCCAGGCCCTCAACGTCTGCGGTGGCCTCGGCAACTTCTAG
- a CDS encoding aromatase/cyclase, whose product MTTREVEHEITISAPAAAVYRLLAEVPNWPRIFPPTIHVDREESEGNQERIRIWATANGEPKTWTSRRTLDPGALRITFRQEVPAPPVAAMGGTWIVEPLDEGTCRVRLAHDYRALGDDPHDLLWIERAVDKNSTGELAALKENVEQAHAAETQELTFSFTDTVTIDGSAKDAFDFVNEAGLWPERLPHVARVRFTEDTPGLQELEMDTRAQDGSTHTTKSYRVVLGHHRIAYKQVTLPALMTLHTGVWTFQESDEAGTTASSQHTVTLNTANIARVLGPKATVADARAYVHGALSTNSLATLGHAKDYAQRNR is encoded by the coding sequence ATGACGACTCGTGAGGTCGAGCACGAGATCACCATCAGCGCGCCCGCCGCCGCCGTCTACCGCCTCCTCGCCGAGGTGCCCAACTGGCCGCGGATCTTCCCGCCCACCATCCACGTCGACCGCGAGGAGAGCGAGGGGAACCAGGAGCGCATCCGCATCTGGGCCACCGCCAACGGCGAGCCCAAGACCTGGACCTCGCGCCGCACCCTCGACCCCGGGGCCCTGCGCATCACCTTCCGCCAGGAAGTGCCGGCACCACCGGTCGCGGCGATGGGCGGCACCTGGATCGTCGAACCCCTCGACGAGGGCACCTGCCGCGTCCGGCTCGCGCACGACTACCGGGCCCTCGGCGACGACCCGCACGACCTGCTGTGGATCGAGCGGGCCGTGGACAAGAACAGCACCGGCGAACTCGCCGCCCTCAAGGAGAACGTCGAGCAGGCGCACGCCGCCGAGACACAGGAACTGACCTTCTCCTTCACCGACACGGTGACGATCGACGGCTCGGCCAAGGACGCCTTCGACTTCGTCAACGAGGCCGGGCTGTGGCCCGAGCGGCTCCCGCACGTGGCCCGCGTCCGCTTCACCGAGGACACCCCCGGCCTGCAGGAGCTGGAGATGGACACCCGCGCCCAGGACGGCTCCACACACACCACCAAGTCCTACCGGGTCGTCCTGGGCCACCACCGCATCGCCTACAAGCAGGTCACCCTGCCGGCACTGATGACCCTGCACACCGGCGTGTGGACCTTCCAGGAGAGCGACGAGGCGGGCACGACGGCCAGCTCCCAGCACACCGTCACCCTCAACACCGCCAACATCGCCCGCGTCCTGGGCCCTAAGGCCACCGTCGCCGACGCCCGCGCCTACGTGCACGGCGCGCTGAGCACCAACAGCCTCGCCACCCTCGGCCACGCCAAGGACTACGCCCAGCGGAACCGCTGA
- a CDS encoding FAD-dependent oxidoreductase: protein MAGAPHPHAPTPRTSPAKTADTQVIVVGAGPAGLLLAGELALRGIQVTLLERRHGPTTESRASTLHARTMELLDSRGLLADLGSPPCEPRGHFGGIPLDLTLPGPYPGQWKVPQTRTESVLEEWALGLGADLRCGHTLHAVADRGTHVEAAATSRHGQHVTLRAAHLVACDGQDSTVRRLLGADFPGTPATRELLRADVEGIDIPDRRFERLPGGLAVAARNPAGVTRVMVHEFGAAVRERAGDPHFDEIAAAWKRVTGEDITGGTPLWVNHFDDENRRLARYRHGRVLFAGDAAHRQMPIGGQALNLGLQDAYNLGWKLAAAVDGTAPAGLLDTYGTERAAVGAAVLGNIRAQALLLLGGPETEPLRTVLAELVAHDDVRRHLAAMISGLDVRYDVGGPEHPLRGARLPHLRLRTGASVCSTAELLRSGRGLLLGLGAPPPPAGTALADRIDTVTARPAPGSPLADTPAVLVRPDGHVVWTGGRDGDGLAQAVARWFGPP from the coding sequence ATGGCCGGCGCCCCGCACCCGCACGCCCCCACGCCGCGCACCTCGCCCGCGAAGACGGCCGACACCCAGGTGATCGTCGTCGGTGCGGGCCCGGCCGGCCTGCTCCTCGCCGGTGAACTGGCCCTGCGCGGCATCCAGGTGACCCTCCTCGAGCGGCGCCACGGCCCCACCACCGAGTCCCGCGCCTCCACGCTGCACGCCCGCACCATGGAACTGCTCGACAGCCGCGGCCTGCTCGCGGACCTCGGCAGCCCGCCGTGCGAGCCGCGCGGCCACTTCGGCGGCATCCCCCTGGACCTGACCCTGCCCGGCCCCTACCCCGGGCAGTGGAAGGTCCCCCAGACCAGGACCGAGTCCGTCCTGGAGGAGTGGGCCCTGGGGCTCGGCGCCGACCTCAGGTGCGGCCACACCCTGCACGCCGTGGCAGACCGCGGCACCCACGTCGAGGCCGCCGCCACCAGCCGCCACGGACAACACGTCACACTGCGCGCCGCCCACCTCGTCGCCTGCGACGGCCAGGACTCCACGGTGCGCCGCCTGCTCGGCGCCGACTTCCCCGGCACCCCGGCCACCCGGGAACTGCTGCGCGCCGACGTCGAGGGCATCGACATCCCCGACCGGCGCTTCGAACGGCTCCCCGGCGGCCTCGCCGTCGCCGCCCGCAACCCGGCGGGCGTGACCCGGGTCATGGTGCACGAGTTCGGCGCCGCGGTCCGCGAACGCGCCGGCGACCCGCACTTCGACGAGATCGCCGCCGCCTGGAAGCGCGTCACCGGCGAGGACATCACCGGCGGCACCCCGCTGTGGGTCAACCACTTCGACGACGAGAACCGGCGCCTGGCCCGTTACCGGCACGGCCGCGTCCTGTTCGCCGGGGACGCCGCCCACCGCCAGATGCCCATCGGCGGCCAGGCCCTCAACCTCGGCCTCCAGGACGCCTACAACCTCGGCTGGAAGCTCGCCGCCGCCGTCGACGGCACCGCACCCGCCGGACTCCTGGACACCTACGGCACCGAACGCGCCGCCGTCGGCGCCGCCGTCCTCGGCAACATCCGCGCCCAGGCCCTGCTGCTGCTGGGCGGCCCCGAGACCGAGCCGCTGCGCACCGTCCTGGCCGAACTCGTCGCCCACGACGACGTACGCCGCCACCTCGCCGCGATGATCAGCGGCCTCGACGTGCGCTACGACGTCGGCGGCCCCGAGCACCCGCTGCGCGGCGCCCGCCTGCCGCACCTGCGGCTGCGCACCGGCGCAAGCGTCTGCAGCACGGCCGAACTGCTGCGCTCCGGGCGCGGGCTGCTCCTGGGGCTGGGCGCCCCGCCGCCGCCGGCCGGCACCGCCCTGGCCGACCGTATCGACACGGTCACCGCGCGCCCGGCCCCGGGCTCACCGCTCGCGGACACGCCCGCCGTCCTGGTCCGGCCCGACGGCCACGTCGTCTGGACCGGCGGCAGGGACGGCGACGGGCTCGCCCAGGCGGTCGCACGGTGGTTCGGTCCCCCCTGA